Proteins found in one Brevibacillus brevis genomic segment:
- a CDS encoding ABC transporter substrate-binding protein: MKQTNGMKRLGYMFWTLALAGTVLLTGCGSAEQKQPAAGQDSAQTAQKRIVKHELGETEITGDPKRVVALEYSFVDGLWELGVTPVGIAQEKDKDVEGLIGKKIEYTPVGTRQQPSLEVISSLQPDLIIGDLNRHKDIYKDLQKIAPTIILKSRNSTYQENLSSFATIGEALNKQKEAEQRLIKHKEIIAEFKKKVPAEDSRKVMLGVFRADSLSAHGAKSFDGELLEMIGIKNAIQDAPEPTVKISLEQMVQWDPDVIFLAEADDALLNEWKQNPLWNNITAVKNQEVHKVNRDLWTRYRGLKSAERIVEEAVNLLYSKEK, encoded by the coding sequence ATGAAGCAAACAAACGGAATGAAGCGTCTCGGCTATATGTTTTGGACGCTTGCACTGGCAGGTACAGTATTACTGACCGGGTGTGGCAGCGCAGAGCAAAAACAGCCAGCAGCAGGTCAAGATAGTGCGCAAACCGCACAAAAGCGCATCGTGAAACACGAACTGGGCGAAACAGAAATTACCGGAGACCCGAAAAGAGTCGTCGCGTTGGAGTACTCCTTTGTAGACGGGTTATGGGAGCTGGGAGTGACGCCTGTAGGAATCGCGCAGGAAAAGGATAAGGACGTAGAAGGATTGATCGGTAAAAAAATCGAGTATACCCCTGTGGGGACACGCCAGCAGCCGAGTCTGGAAGTCATCAGCTCGTTGCAGCCAGATTTGATTATCGGTGATTTGAATCGCCACAAGGACATTTACAAGGATTTGCAAAAAATCGCACCGACGATCATTTTGAAAAGCCGCAACTCGACGTATCAGGAAAACCTGAGCTCGTTTGCCACGATTGGGGAAGCACTGAACAAGCAAAAAGAAGCAGAACAGCGCCTGATCAAGCACAAGGAGATCATCGCAGAGTTTAAAAAGAAAGTACCGGCTGAAGATTCCCGCAAAGTCATGCTGGGAGTATTCCGCGCGGATTCGCTGTCTGCACATGGAGCGAAATCGTTTGATGGCGAGTTGCTCGAAATGATTGGAATCAAAAATGCCATTCAAGATGCGCCAGAACCAACAGTAAAAATCAGCCTGGAGCAAATGGTGCAGTGGGACCCAGATGTGATTTTCCTGGCGGAAGCCGACGACGCGCTGTTGAACGAATGGAAGCAAAATCCGCTCTGGAACAATATCACCGCAGTCAAAAATCAGGAAGTACACAAAGTAAATCGTGACCTCTGGACGCGCTATCGTGGGCTGAAATCTGCGGAACGCATTGTAGAAGAGGCAGTGAATCTCTTATATAGCAAAGAAAAATAA
- a CDS encoding glycosyltransferase family 2 protein: protein MSEAPKISLCMIVKNEEKCLHKCLESVKDLVDEMIIVDTGSTDKTVEIGKSFGAVVHLYEWQDNFAEARNFGLEKATGDWILWMDADEEMNQEDSKNLKELLRGQEGSLFYIHLINYIGDEINEDDAFHIAHSRLFRNGIGFRFHFPIHETLNVEEVLPNLTEDFHIPILPVRIYHYGYLNECTGRKNKFERNIQLLMKELEKEDHSPWIEYHLASEFSRIQEHEKTFKFVNLSIIGFLENHMMPPSLLYKLKYSTLISMGSAEGAWPGIEKAIEIYPDYVDLHLYKGIIQYLKKDYKRALMTFDHCLELGESNIRHLTLKGSGSFHAWYYKGLCYEGLGQVEEAMAAYRMALAMAENHAPAKEALEKLSLKTEVSHTLNNK, encoded by the coding sequence ATGTCTGAGGCGCCCAAAATTTCCTTATGTATGATTGTAAAAAACGAAGAAAAGTGCCTTCACAAGTGCTTGGAAAGCGTGAAAGATCTTGTGGATGAAATGATTATCGTAGACACGGGGAGTACCGACAAAACGGTAGAGATAGGCAAGTCATTCGGAGCGGTCGTGCACTTGTATGAGTGGCAGGATAACTTCGCAGAAGCGCGAAACTTTGGACTGGAAAAAGCAACAGGCGACTGGATCTTGTGGATGGATGCCGATGAGGAAATGAATCAGGAAGACAGCAAGAACTTGAAGGAGCTGCTTCGCGGTCAAGAAGGTTCTCTTTTTTATATCCATCTAATCAATTACATTGGAGATGAAATAAATGAAGACGATGCTTTTCATATCGCTCACTCACGTTTGTTTCGCAATGGCATCGGTTTTCGCTTCCATTTTCCGATCCACGAAACGCTCAACGTAGAAGAGGTTCTTCCCAATCTGACCGAGGATTTCCACATTCCAATCTTGCCTGTACGGATATACCATTACGGCTACCTGAATGAATGTACTGGCAGAAAGAACAAATTCGAGCGCAATATTCAACTACTCATGAAGGAATTGGAAAAAGAAGACCACTCTCCATGGATTGAGTATCATCTTGCCAGTGAATTCTCACGTATCCAGGAGCATGAGAAAACGTTCAAGTTCGTGAATCTGTCTATTATCGGGTTTCTCGAAAATCATATGATGCCTCCTTCGCTCCTTTATAAGCTCAAATACTCTACATTGATCTCGATGGGCAGTGCTGAGGGGGCGTGGCCAGGAATTGAAAAGGCAATCGAGATTTATCCTGACTACGTTGATTTACATTTGTACAAAGGGATCATTCAATATTTGAAAAAGGACTACAAACGAGCATTGATGACGTTCGATCACTGCCTGGAGCTAGGTGAGAGCAACATTCGGCATCTGACCTTGAAGGGATCGGGAAGTTTTCACGCCTGGTATTACAAAGGGCTTTGCTACGAAGGATTGGGTCAAGTGGAAGAGGCTATGGCTGCTTATCGGATGGCGCTGGCTATGGCGGAGAATCATGCGCCTGCCAAGGAAGCATTAGAGAAGCTGAGCTTGAAGACGGAAGTAAGTCATACGCTAAACAACAAATAG
- a CDS encoding FecCD family ABC transporter permease yields MQKTTTRQRKSTFVLIAIGLAILLFIGLLLSLFTGVASLQIRSLVTHWLSGEYSKELLIFQTIRVPRAVLGAIIGANLAVAGAVMQAVTRNPLASPQVFGVNAGACLVVVLAIVFLPDIGKANLIYFAFAGAIVGGLVVFGFAASSGMTNLKIALVGMAIHLLLTSITKGIIIFNEHISNVLYWLSGSISGVAWTDVQLILPWSIAGLLLAIWLSGSLSVFRLGEEVAMGLGQKIARVRLLSYVVVVILAGASVAVAGAVGFVGLMVPHIARRLVGSDYRVVIPVSALGGAVLVTISDVLARLISYPFESPVGIVTALLGTPFFLYLARKKGREMI; encoded by the coding sequence TTGCAGAAAACAACGACACGACAACGAAAAAGTACTTTCGTCCTCATTGCGATCGGCTTGGCAATCCTCTTGTTCATTGGTTTGTTGCTGAGCTTGTTTACCGGAGTAGCTTCGCTGCAAATTCGATCATTAGTGACGCATTGGTTATCGGGTGAATACTCCAAAGAGCTCTTGATTTTCCAGACCATCCGCGTTCCGAGAGCTGTGCTGGGAGCTATCATTGGGGCGAATTTGGCTGTGGCAGGAGCCGTGATGCAGGCCGTTACCCGCAATCCACTGGCATCCCCGCAAGTATTTGGCGTGAATGCGGGGGCTTGTTTGGTGGTTGTACTCGCGATTGTGTTTTTACCGGATATCGGGAAAGCCAATCTCATCTATTTTGCCTTTGCTGGAGCGATAGTCGGGGGACTTGTTGTCTTTGGATTCGCAGCTTCCAGCGGGATGACCAATCTCAAGATTGCTTTGGTAGGAATGGCCATCCACCTGCTGCTCACCTCCATTACGAAGGGAATTATCATTTTTAACGAACATATCTCGAATGTATTGTACTGGTTGTCTGGCTCTATTAGCGGAGTGGCTTGGACGGATGTGCAATTGATTTTGCCATGGTCGATAGCGGGACTCCTGCTGGCGATCTGGCTGTCCGGCTCATTGTCAGTGTTTCGACTGGGGGAGGAAGTCGCGATGGGGTTGGGACAAAAAATCGCCCGCGTCCGACTGCTGTCTTATGTTGTGGTCGTTATTTTGGCAGGCGCCTCTGTTGCTGTCGCCGGAGCTGTTGGTTTCGTCGGACTGATGGTTCCGCATATCGCAAGGAGGCTCGTGGGTTCGGACTATCGGGTCGTTATCCCTGTGTCTGCGCTTGGTGGTGCTGTCCTGGTGACAATCTCCGATGTACTGGCTCGATTGATTTCCTATCCGTTTGAGTCTCCTGTAGGAATTGTAACGGCTCTCCTGGGAACCCCGTTCTTCCTTTACTTGGCGAGAAAAAAGGGGAGGGAAATGATATGA
- a CDS encoding class I SAM-dependent methyltransferase, with amino-acid sequence MHDSCPLCNSTQVALFHQYSTFSLLTCKDCDLVFQPHLDQVNVTQLVADIYDASWVSMRDQYAKNTFTEHAIFHTLLLDMWFAEKGKLLEIGPGTGELLFLAREAGWEVVGVEPSQQSCAYAQDRYGLQLVHSLWNSAVLAPEHIGTFDAIVFCHVFEHISHPKQYLEELKGFLKPGGKIIFSVPNKNSFTNKLFGVYSPLYTENDHLFHYSRDNLISLLHQGGWEVLSIFSREETNRLENHLRKTTQTTLPIQDIMKLAVNLQSNFQGHEIFCIATRQAQEVQHIDDQSQTNSFHDCEK; translated from the coding sequence ATGCATGACTCATGTCCTTTGTGCAACAGTACTCAGGTGGCGCTTTTCCACCAGTACTCTACCTTCTCACTCCTAACGTGCAAAGATTGTGATCTCGTTTTTCAACCTCACCTCGACCAAGTCAACGTGACACAGCTGGTTGCAGACATTTATGACGCGAGTTGGGTCTCCATGCGGGATCAATACGCCAAGAATACATTTACGGAACACGCGATCTTCCATACATTGCTGCTCGATATGTGGTTTGCGGAAAAAGGGAAGCTGCTCGAAATTGGTCCAGGAACAGGAGAGTTGTTATTCCTTGCTCGTGAGGCTGGGTGGGAGGTTGTTGGGGTAGAACCGTCACAACAATCATGCGCATACGCCCAAGACAGGTATGGGTTACAACTGGTTCATTCGTTGTGGAACTCCGCCGTGCTCGCCCCCGAACACATTGGTACATTTGATGCCATCGTTTTTTGTCACGTCTTTGAGCATATTTCGCATCCGAAGCAATACCTTGAAGAATTGAAAGGGTTTCTTAAACCAGGAGGAAAAATCATTTTTAGCGTGCCGAACAAAAACTCGTTCACCAATAAATTGTTTGGAGTGTATTCCCCGCTGTATACCGAGAACGACCACCTCTTTCATTACTCCCGTGACAATCTAATCTCACTCCTTCATCAGGGTGGCTGGGAGGTTCTCTCCATCTTTTCTCGAGAAGAAACGAACCGATTGGAAAACCATCTGCGCAAGACCACGCAAACAACTTTGCCGATTCAGGACATCATGAAGCTAGCCGTGAATCTTCAGTCGAACTTCCAGGGCCATGAAATCTTCTGCATTGCAACACGACAAGCGCAGGAGGTGCAGCACATAGATGACCAGAGCCAAACTAACTCTTTCCATGATTGTGAAAAATGA
- a CDS encoding glycosyltransferase — protein MTRAKLTLSMIVKNEGNRYLRRALEAHKDFIDAAVIIDDGSMDHTVDLCREVLKGIPLHLVQNATSQFSNEVALRKQQWQETIQTDPGWILNLDADELMDSSFPSKVSEILEQQTYEVIYFRLYDMWSDTHYREDEYWKAHHYYRPFMVKYRPDFPYLWRETPQHCGRFPLSIHQFPYLCHPSRVKHFGWARLEDRQSKYNRYQLLDPDARYGWKEQYESILDQHPNLLEWVE, from the coding sequence ATGACCAGAGCCAAACTAACTCTTTCCATGATTGTGAAAAATGAAGGCAATCGCTATTTGAGACGAGCACTGGAAGCACATAAAGACTTTATTGACGCAGCCGTCATCATCGACGATGGCAGTATGGATCATACCGTGGATCTCTGTAGAGAGGTTCTCAAGGGCATTCCTCTTCATCTGGTTCAAAACGCTACCTCTCAGTTTTCCAACGAGGTCGCCTTGCGCAAACAACAATGGCAAGAAACGATTCAGACTGATCCGGGATGGATCTTGAATCTGGACGCCGATGAACTCATGGATAGCTCCTTCCCCTCGAAAGTCTCCGAGATTTTGGAACAGCAGACATACGAGGTGATCTACTTTCGTTTGTACGATATGTGGAGTGACACGCATTATCGCGAAGATGAGTATTGGAAAGCCCATCATTACTATCGTCCTTTTATGGTCAAGTACCGCCCTGACTTCCCATATTTATGGAGGGAAACCCCTCAGCATTGCGGCAGATTCCCTCTCTCGATCCACCAGTTCCCTTACCTGTGCCATCCGTCACGCGTGAAACATTTTGGCTGGGCCCGACTCGAAGACAGACAAAGCAAATACAACCGTTATCAACTCCTCGACCCCGACGCCAGATATGGCTGGAAGGAACAGTATGAATCCATCTTGGATCAACATCCCAATCTGCTGGAATGGGTGGAATGA
- a CDS encoding zinc ribbon domain-containing protein YjdM, whose translation MSQLPNCPKCQSEYTYEDGSSLVCPECSHEWTLQADSDNGEDNKVIKDANGNVLNDGDTVTVIKDLKVKGTSLVVKIGTKVKNIRLVEGDHDIDCKIDGFGPMKLKSEFVKKV comes from the coding sequence ATGAGTCAATTGCCAAATTGCCCAAAATGCCAGTCAGAATACACGTACGAGGATGGAAGCTCCTTGGTATGCCCGGAATGCAGCCATGAGTGGACTTTGCAAGCAGATAGCGACAACGGTGAAGATAACAAGGTTATCAAGGATGCGAATGGGAACGTCTTGAACGATGGCGACACCGTAACCGTCATTAAAGACCTCAAGGTAAAAGGGACTTCATTGGTCGTGAAGATCGGGACAAAAGTTAAAAATATTCGTTTGGTTGAGGGAGACCATGATATCGACTGCAAAATCGATGGTTTTGGTCCAATGAAATTGAAATCGGAATTTGTGAAAAAGGTGTAA
- a CDS encoding glycosyltransferase, with product MGKKRILIGSPIQQFPIILEEFLLSLTELTTKNELVHYMFIDDNKDPLSSTLLADFENENKRTVILKNTDDDTYVRNEMTHYWTERNIWKVAQMKDTIISYALKEGFDYLFLIDSDLVLHPHTLQQLLQANKDIISNIYWTRWQPDSIELPQVWLMDQYTLTREGASESAENQNFLEMLRKPGVYEVGGLGACTLIHRKVLEAGVNFKRIANLSFWGEDRHFCVRAVAMGFSLHVDTHLPGYHIYRQSDLAGVSAYRKKNGMTAGKANQISISLCMIVKNEEDALERCLSTVADLVDEIIIVDTGSTDRTKEIASNYGCTIYDFEWIDDFSAARNYTFSKATCPYILWLDADDILLEKDRQLFLELKFTLNYSIDSVTMNYNLSVDSNGNVGYSIRRNRLVKRDRGFRWIGPVHEYLEVSGNIINSDISITHNKQKEYTDRNLQIYRRRDAKGEEFSPRDLYYYANELRDNQYYEEAITFYTKFLNTQQGWVEDNINACLKLASCYSHLYERQNVLSSLYRTFNYDRPRAEACCQIGAIHVEDKNWLLAIFWYDLATKVERPAEKLAHIDHVAWTWLPHLQLCLCYSQIGDNEKSRHHNDIAYSYNPTHPSILYNKRYFESLT from the coding sequence ATGGGTAAAAAACGTATTTTAATCGGTAGTCCCATCCAGCAATTCCCGATCATTTTGGAGGAATTCCTTCTATCCCTCACGGAGCTGACTACCAAAAACGAACTGGTTCATTACATGTTCATTGACGATAACAAAGACCCACTATCCAGTACACTCTTGGCCGATTTCGAGAACGAGAACAAACGAACCGTCATCCTCAAAAACACAGACGATGATACGTATGTCCGAAATGAAATGACCCATTACTGGACGGAACGAAATATTTGGAAAGTAGCGCAAATGAAAGATACGATTATCTCCTATGCGCTCAAAGAGGGTTTCGATTACCTGTTTTTGATCGATTCCGATCTCGTTTTACACCCTCACACCCTGCAACAATTGCTGCAAGCCAATAAAGATATTATCTCCAACATTTACTGGACACGCTGGCAGCCTGATTCGATTGAGCTTCCTCAAGTTTGGCTGATGGATCAATACACGCTGACACGCGAAGGCGCGTCCGAATCAGCGGAGAACCAAAACTTTTTAGAGATGCTGCGTAAGCCGGGGGTGTATGAGGTAGGAGGCCTCGGTGCATGCACGTTAATCCATCGAAAGGTCTTGGAGGCAGGCGTCAATTTTAAACGAATAGCGAACTTGTCTTTCTGGGGAGAAGATCGACATTTTTGCGTTCGGGCTGTAGCTATGGGCTTTTCTTTGCATGTGGATACACACCTTCCTGGGTACCACATCTACCGTCAGTCGGATCTGGCAGGAGTGAGCGCGTATCGCAAAAAAAATGGCATGACAGCGGGGAAAGCAAATCAGATTTCTATCAGCTTATGCATGATCGTTAAAAATGAAGAAGACGCTCTGGAGCGTTGCCTCTCCACCGTTGCGGATCTCGTCGATGAAATCATTATCGTCGACACGGGTTCAACCGACCGCACGAAAGAAATCGCGTCTAACTATGGCTGCACCATTTATGATTTCGAGTGGATTGATGATTTTTCAGCTGCACGCAACTATACATTCAGCAAGGCAACATGCCCTTATATTTTGTGGCTGGATGCAGACGATATCCTTCTGGAAAAAGACCGCCAGCTCTTCCTCGAGTTGAAGTTTACATTGAATTACAGCATCGACAGTGTGACGATGAACTACAACCTTTCTGTAGACAGCAATGGGAATGTGGGATACAGCATTCGCCGCAATCGCCTCGTAAAACGGGACCGCGGTTTTCGCTGGATCGGACCCGTCCATGAGTATTTGGAAGTGAGCGGAAACATCATCAACAGTGACATATCCATCACGCATAACAAGCAAAAGGAATACACGGACCGCAATCTGCAAATCTATCGACGCAGGGATGCCAAAGGGGAAGAATTCTCTCCACGGGACTTATACTATTATGCGAATGAATTACGCGACAATCAGTATTATGAAGAGGCCATTACTTTTTATACGAAGTTCCTGAACACCCAACAAGGCTGGGTAGAGGACAACATTAACGCTTGCTTGAAATTGGCGAGTTGCTATTCCCACCTCTACGAGAGACAAAATGTTCTGTCGTCGCTATATCGTACGTTCAACTACGATCGCCCACGGGCGGAAGCGTGCTGCCAGATTGGAGCCATTCATGTCGAAGATAAAAATTGGCTGCTGGCCATTTTTTGGTATGATCTTGCAACGAAAGTAGAGCGACCGGCTGAAAAGCTCGCACACATCGACCACGTTGCCTGGACCTGGCTACCTCATCTGCAACTCTGCTTATGCTATTCTCAAATCGGGGATAACGAGAAATCACGTCACCACAATGATATTGCTTACTCCTACAACCCCACTCACCCTAGCATTCTCTACAACAAAAGGTATTTTGAGTCTCTGACCTGA
- a CDS encoding MBL fold metallo-hydrolase — MDRLELIEVAGNSYVVSGKYGIGVYLDRSSKTAVFMDSGPNATVIEKVCTRISERGYQILAVVHTHGHAVNHGGNPYLKKRFPNLRIYATHLASYLIENPHLEPLAFDAGGDSDTKPDENNENTRALVTDYLPSTDGIFHVHTIPFKIVSLPGHSPGMVGIITPDHVLYCGDALFGAKTLNKQELLFFNDLRAARRSFKKLSMMKLNAYVLYHGGPYKTVTGLINKHLTLLKDTSAFLEAWIHEQPSTLEQVVQKVMQKYGFEDDLHRYGLTTSIIRSYLKELQQEKRIVAKVDNGLLLFSKPAATT, encoded by the coding sequence ATGGATCGTTTGGAATTGATCGAAGTGGCCGGCAACAGTTATGTGGTCTCCGGTAAATACGGGATCGGAGTATATTTGGATAGATCCAGCAAAACTGCTGTTTTCATGGATAGCGGACCGAATGCCACGGTCATCGAGAAAGTATGCACGAGAATCAGCGAACGAGGGTATCAAATCCTTGCCGTTGTTCATACACATGGTCACGCTGTTAACCACGGTGGCAATCCCTATTTGAAAAAAAGGTTCCCCAACCTCCGCATCTATGCGACACATCTGGCATCCTATCTCATTGAAAATCCACATCTCGAGCCTTTGGCTTTCGACGCAGGTGGAGATTCTGATACGAAGCCTGATGAAAACAATGAGAATACTCGTGCACTCGTAACGGATTATCTGCCATCCACCGATGGTATCTTTCACGTCCATACCATTCCATTTAAAATCGTCTCCTTGCCTGGGCATTCGCCGGGAATGGTCGGCATTATTACCCCTGATCATGTCCTGTACTGCGGCGATGCCTTGTTTGGCGCCAAAACATTGAACAAGCAGGAGCTCCTTTTTTTTAACGATCTGAGGGCTGCCAGAAGAAGCTTCAAGAAGCTCTCGATGATGAAATTGAACGCTTATGTGCTGTACCATGGCGGACCCTATAAGACAGTCACGGGGTTAATTAACAAGCATCTCACCCTACTAAAAGACACCTCTGCTTTTCTTGAAGCATGGATTCATGAGCAGCCAAGCACTCTTGAACAAGTAGTCCAAAAAGTCATGCAAAAGTATGGGTTTGAAGATGACTTGCACCGCTACGGTTTGACTACCTCGATTATCCGCTCTTATTTAAAAGAACTACAGCAAGAGAAGCGAATTGTCGCAAAAGTGGACAATGGTTTACTGCTATTCAGCAAACCTGCGGCAACCACTTGA
- a CDS encoding hybrid sensor histidine kinase/response regulator transcription factor produces MGVDEVCQLLAFVKRWLWVDWMIFIIHFMWGLTIILGFVRHHDQLPYPIVMTLIVLFFVLVVPSCLRRYSRNLYLFAEIIVSGSLCIALNFFFEGVRWQFIPIAFLIGYHSVERSYRWTGPLAILAIPFLVGEAIGFDFEPIAVSDLIVYHFAAYALGFAFQLLSRMHKQGLIIQHQNQILEQYTSQVEEITLLEERNKMSRELHDTIGHTMTSLIMGMEMLRSKIPDAEASRLDMLLQMARQGLDESRGIFHKWAQNGYESTTTMESAFVELIEQFQEATGVSVKLRMYGAEYALSRSMKLTLYRCLQETLTNAVRHGKASQIQVGLYFEEAQIRLQVEDNGEGNGAIEFGFGLQSMKERLEALQGRLSIHCMDEGGVTVICCLPAKQAVQSVGIRILIVDDQPIVRESLQLVLQNQQDLQVVGIAENGLMALDIIPKEKPDVVLLDVQMPVMDGAKTLQAIRERWPDMRVIMLTTFEETALAAETLGRGANGYLLKSVSPVELVEAIRVVHQGEALINHKIADVLFKEMRLQQEELIGLRQKQGRECPYGLTERERGILASLVEGLRMKTIAEKIFLSEGTVRNCTTVIYAKLGVKNREEAVKKARDEGLTG; encoded by the coding sequence TTGGGTGTAGATGAGGTGTGCCAATTGCTTGCATTTGTTAAACGATGGTTATGGGTCGACTGGATGATCTTCATCATCCACTTTATGTGGGGATTGACGATTATTCTCGGCTTTGTCCGCCATCACGATCAATTGCCCTATCCGATAGTGATGACATTGATCGTTTTGTTCTTCGTGCTTGTCGTCCCCAGTTGTTTGCGTCGATACTCTCGTAACCTATATTTGTTCGCTGAGATTATAGTGAGTGGAAGCTTGTGTATTGCCTTGAACTTCTTTTTTGAAGGAGTAAGATGGCAGTTCATCCCCATCGCTTTTCTCATCGGATATCACAGTGTGGAACGATCTTATCGCTGGACGGGACCATTGGCGATTTTGGCGATTCCGTTTCTTGTGGGCGAGGCAATTGGGTTTGATTTCGAGCCTATAGCCGTAAGCGATCTAATTGTGTATCATTTCGCGGCATATGCACTTGGTTTTGCCTTTCAATTGCTTAGCCGTATGCACAAGCAAGGCCTGATTATTCAACACCAGAACCAAATCTTGGAGCAATACACCTCCCAAGTGGAGGAAATCACGCTGCTGGAAGAACGGAACAAAATGTCCAGAGAGCTGCATGATACGATCGGACACACGATGACATCACTCATTATGGGGATGGAGATGCTTCGGTCTAAAATACCAGATGCGGAGGCTAGTCGGCTGGATATGCTTTTGCAGATGGCCCGACAAGGTTTGGACGAGTCCAGAGGGATTTTCCACAAGTGGGCTCAGAATGGCTATGAATCTACTACGACCATGGAGTCCGCCTTCGTTGAACTGATCGAGCAATTTCAAGAGGCTACAGGGGTGTCCGTCAAGCTGCGTATGTACGGCGCTGAGTATGCATTGAGCCGGTCCATGAAGCTGACTTTGTACCGCTGCTTGCAAGAGACGCTGACCAATGCTGTGCGACACGGAAAAGCATCACAAATTCAAGTGGGACTTTACTTTGAAGAAGCCCAGATCCGATTGCAGGTCGAAGATAATGGAGAAGGAAATGGGGCGATCGAATTCGGATTTGGTTTGCAATCGATGAAGGAAAGGCTGGAAGCTCTTCAGGGACGATTATCGATCCATTGTATGGACGAAGGAGGTGTGACGGTCATTTGTTGTCTGCCAGCTAAGCAGGCTGTACAAAGTGTAGGCATACGTATCCTGATCGTCGATGATCAGCCCATTGTGAGGGAAAGCTTGCAGCTCGTTTTACAGAATCAGCAAGATTTGCAGGTGGTCGGGATCGCAGAGAACGGCTTGATGGCACTGGACATTATTCCAAAGGAAAAGCCCGACGTCGTACTTTTGGACGTTCAAATGCCTGTTATGGACGGGGCGAAGACACTACAAGCGATACGTGAACGGTGGCCGGATATGCGTGTCATTATGTTGACGACCTTCGAAGAAACAGCCCTTGCAGCAGAAACGCTAGGGAGAGGCGCGAATGGCTACTTGTTAAAATCGGTTAGTCCGGTCGAGCTCGTAGAGGCGATACGAGTTGTTCATCAGGGTGAAGCGTTGATTAACCATAAGATTGCGGATGTCCTTTTCAAAGAAATGCGCTTGCAGCAAGAAGAGCTGATTGGACTTCGCCAAAAGCAAGGGCGCGAGTGTCCCTATGGGTTGACCGAACGGGAAAGGGGCATACTGGCCTCGTTAGTAGAGGGGCTTCGCATGAAAACAATCGCGGAGAAAATCTTTCTTTCTGAAGGAACGGTCCGCAATTGCACCACAGTGATTTATGCAAAACTGGGTGTAAAAAATCGCGAAGAGGCCGTTAAAAAAGCACGGGACGAAGGGCTTACTGGTTAG